In Sphaerisporangium krabiense, the DNA window GCGTCCGCGCGCATGCCGCTGAGGACGGCGAGGCAGCTGCCGTCGCCGGCCGCCGAGACGAACAGCAGCGCCGCCTCCATCTCCACGATGGTCTGGCGGACGGCGCCGCCCTCGAAGCGCATGGCGGTGCCCTTGGCGAGGCTCTGGAAGGCGGCCGCGACGGCCGAGAGGTGCTCGGCGTCCTCGCGGAGCAGCCCCCCGGAGGCGGCCACGCGCAGGCCGTCGTTGGACAGGATGATCGCGTGCCGCACGTCCGTCACCCGCGCCACGAAGTCGTCCAGCAACCAGTTGAGCTCTGTGGACATCTCACACCTCCTCGCCGTCTTGTTCGCCGGCGGCACGTCCGCGCCGCCAGCCGGATTGCAGGGAACTCAGCAATGCCCTGGCCTCCTCGGGGGATCGTTCCTCCGGTGTCCCAGGCCGCTCCCACTGGGGCTGGGCCGCGGGGCTCTTCTTGCGGACCCGCCGGGGCAGCCCCCCTCCTGGGGATCCCGTGGAGCCCGCAGAGCCCGAGGAGTCCGGCGAATCCGAGGACTCCGAGGGGGAGGAGGGATCCGGAGCCGCGTCGCCGGGCTTGGGCGCCTTCCCGGGCAGGTGGGCGGGGCCGGACGCCTGCGTCTCTGGGTCGGGAAGCGGGGTCGGGTCGGACGTCTCGGCGCCTGGGTCGGGAGCGGGAAGCCGGGCGGGGACGGACGTCCGGGCGTCGGGGGTGGGGACGGGGGTGAGGGCGCGTATCGGAGGGCGCGTGGTGTCGGCGCGGTGGACCGTGGTCAGGGAGTCGGGGAGGAGGACGATCGCCGTGGTGCCGCCGTAGGCGGAGGCGCGCAGCTCGACCCGGATGTCGTGCCGGGCCGCCAGGCGGGCGACGACGTGCAGGCCGAGCCGGTCGGTCTCGGTGGGGTCGAACTCGGGAGGGCTGGACAGCTTGGCGTTCAGCGCCCACTGCTCCTCGTCGGTGAGGCCGAGCCCGCGGTCCTCGATCTCCACCGCCAGGCCGCGCGCGACCAGCTCGCCGCGCACGGTGACGTCGGTG includes these proteins:
- a CDS encoding roadblock/LC7 domain-containing protein gives rise to the protein MSTELNWLLDDFVARVTDVRHAIILSNDGLRVAASGGLLREDAEHLSAVAAAFQSLAKGTAMRFEGGAVRQTIVEMEAALLFVSAAGDGSCLAVLSGMRADAGLIAYEMAHLVARMGRHLTTQPRGMT